One window of Candidatus Nitrospira kreftii genomic DNA carries:
- a CDS encoding hypothetical protein (conserved exported protein of unknown function) produces the protein MTKRRLLVALLSILVGWGTVGMAQADPTVSFYATDNPGTWFECANTGTPPSPGAPISASGLGCVPEAEGLGTVGLKSLAIIQQGESVGFPSLGGKTRTVHTAIPLIYPTGAHSTPAISTFHRDVDLHAPMPIEDQTITLNTPGLYVFICDIHVYMFAGVIVVPEGHSLANDPPNLFPLDLGQTLDLPLVRAGGSSIVNMPTASDLALRLVRTFFIITNPNNWQSYPASETATWNPIYPKVPVRAYPFESATGVEINLDTLMDLYFEEPVTLAAPVPPTTPGVGQVWVNTQFEKMLQKNKPGTATAVNADSWKVERKVGLPQINMNNPHNMWTDKNQEVIYQTQWFDEILTVFDRKTGAFKWNRDAGPAPSHVMTRANNDEVHVAQNGGDNVMEYQSLADGNGFIRAIPMDETPNHTNTNPHGHWMSADGMKMVTPNERVATSTVYNFSGSGAGSIEETISVGHAPLATGMMPDGSKYYVADFLDSTLSVINMNDATPRRSTPIHLLANYENPFKLKCGFLGTPPPCAQVTGSVGGLPIQTPVSPDGRFVVTANTLTATITIVDTATDQVVAMLPCDPGCHGVQFGAKKGGGYYAYVANKFSNRMQVVDMDGTATGPGAFALNSDGTPGPCVAGKPCIAGTVLLTEANKSAGYQTDGTVRGLAGMGGQGVLAVPNVYNGWVQQWVENCTNKDCRAWKRQLTAEQKNPIEMPAGQNLNNGKPKKK, from the coding sequence ATGACAAAACGACGCCTCTTAGTGGCTTTGCTCAGTATATTGGTGGGTTGGGGCACGGTTGGCATGGCCCAGGCCGACCCTACCGTATCATTCTATGCCACAGACAACCCAGGAACCTGGTTTGAATGTGCGAATACAGGCACCCCGCCTTCTCCAGGCGCCCCGATTTCGGCTTCTGGACTCGGGTGTGTGCCTGAGGCGGAAGGTCTTGGCACGGTAGGACTGAAATCCCTCGCAATCATTCAACAGGGAGAATCGGTTGGGTTTCCGTCGCTCGGTGGAAAGACTCGTACGGTCCATACGGCTATCCCCTTGATCTACCCCACCGGAGCCCATAGTACCCCTGCCATATCGACATTCCATAGAGACGTGGATCTTCACGCACCGATGCCGATAGAGGATCAGACCATTACCCTGAACACTCCAGGGCTGTATGTCTTCATCTGCGACATCCATGTCTATATGTTCGCTGGTGTCATTGTCGTGCCCGAGGGCCATTCATTAGCGAACGACCCCCCAAACCTCTTTCCATTGGACCTTGGGCAAACGCTCGATCTTCCTCTCGTAAGGGCCGGTGGATCTTCAATTGTAAACATGCCAACCGCGTCGGACTTAGCCTTAAGGCTCGTCCGCACGTTTTTCATCATCACCAACCCCAATAACTGGCAATCCTACCCAGCCAGTGAAACAGCTACATGGAATCCAATATATCCAAAAGTTCCAGTCAGGGCGTATCCCTTCGAGAGCGCCACAGGTGTCGAAATTAACCTGGACACACTTATGGATTTGTACTTTGAGGAGCCTGTGACTCTCGCAGCTCCTGTTCCGCCGACGACCCCAGGAGTGGGACAGGTCTGGGTGAACACCCAGTTCGAAAAGATGTTGCAAAAGAATAAGCCGGGCACCGCGACAGCCGTGAACGCGGATTCGTGGAAAGTAGAAAGAAAAGTTGGACTCCCACAGATCAATATGAATAACCCGCACAATATGTGGACGGATAAAAATCAGGAGGTGATCTATCAGACCCAATGGTTCGACGAGATTTTGACAGTGTTTGATAGAAAGACCGGCGCTTTCAAGTGGAATCGTGACGCGGGTCCCGCCCCGTCACATGTCATGACCAGAGCCAACAACGACGAAGTGCATGTGGCGCAGAACGGTGGCGATAACGTCATGGAGTATCAATCTCTGGCGGACGGAAATGGCTTCATTAGGGCTATCCCGATGGATGAAACCCCAAACCATACAAACACAAATCCTCACGGTCATTGGATGAGCGCTGATGGAATGAAAATGGTGACACCCAACGAAAGAGTAGCCACGTCGACGGTGTATAACTTCTCAGGCTCAGGAGCTGGGTCGATCGAGGAAACAATTTCTGTGGGGCATGCACCACTTGCCACGGGAATGATGCCCGATGGAAGCAAGTACTATGTTGCCGACTTTTTGGACAGCACCTTAAGCGTGATTAACATGAACGACGCCACCCCGCGTCGTTCAACACCCATCCACTTGCTCGCGAATTATGAGAATCCATTCAAATTAAAGTGCGGGTTCCTGGGTACACCGCCCCCCTGCGCGCAGGTCACTGGTTCGGTGGGAGGCTTGCCGATCCAAACTCCCGTGAGTCCGGATGGTAGGTTTGTGGTCACGGCGAACACCTTGACCGCCACCATTACGATTGTTGATACCGCAACAGACCAGGTGGTAGCGATGTTACCTTGTGACCCAGGCTGCCACGGGGTTCAATTTGGCGCGAAAAAAGGCGGCGGATATTATGCCTATGTCGCCAACAAATTTTCGAACCGGATGCAAGTTGTAGATATGGATGGAACCGCAACCGGACCTGGAGCATTCGCCCTTAACTCAGATGGAACACCAGGCCCATGCGTTGCCGGCAAACCCTGCATCGCCGGAACCGTGCTTCTGACGGAGGCGAATAAGTCAGCTGGTTACCAAACGGATGGAACCGTTAGGGGGCTTGCTGGAATGGGTGGTCAAGGCGTGTTGGCCGTTCCGAACGTCTACAACGGCTGGGTGCAGCAATGGGTTGAGAACTGCACGAACAAGGACTGTAGAGCCTGGAAGCGCCAACTGACTGCCGAGCAGAAAAATCCGATCGAGATGCCCGCTGGCCAGAATCTGAATAACGGGAAGCCTAAGAAGAAGTAG
- a CDS encoding hypothetical protein (conserved protein of unknown function), producing MELTEAQYRHIERCLPTQRGNVTLDNLHVLNAILYVAEQGCKWRGLPKRFGNWHTIYTRMNRWAKSGVLDRVFAQLQQAQIIRVKLEAVALDSTIVKVHPDGTGALKKTARKPLADPAAGGPPRFIWLPRMLERP from the coding sequence ATGGAACTCACCGAGGCTCAGTATCGTCACATCGAGCGCTGCTTGCCCACCCAACGCGGCAACGTCACGCTCGACAATCTGCACGTCCTCAATGCGATCTTGTACGTCGCCGAGCAAGGCTGCAAATGGCGCGGCCTCCCCAAGCGGTTTGGGAACTGGCACACGATCTATACGCGCATGAACCGGTGGGCGAAGAGTGGGGTGCTAGATCGCGTCTTCGCCCAGTTGCAACAGGCTCAGATCATCCGCGTGAAGCTCGAAGCCGTCGCGTTGGACAGTACCATCGTCAAGGTCCATCCGGATGGCACGGGGGCGTTAAAAAAAACGGCCCGCAAGCCCTTGGCCGATCCCGCGGCGGGTGGACCACCAAGATTCATCTGGTTGCCGCGGATGCTCGAACGGCCCTGA
- a CDS encoding hypothetical protein (conserved protein of unknown function) — protein sequence MDRAYEGDETRHLAVELGYIPVVPPKQNRCTPWEYDRVLYRRRNEVERLFRRLKGFRRLFSRFDKLDVMFSAFINFALIVDGLR from the coding sequence ATGGATCGGGCGTATGAAGGCGATGAGACGCGACACCTGGCCGTGGAACTGGGGTATATCCCAGTGGTGCCTCCCAAGCAGAATCGCTGCACGCCATGGGAATACGATCGTGTCCTCTATAGACGACGCAATGAGGTCGAACGGTTGTTCCGCCGGCTCAAAGGATTTCGCCGTCTCTTCTCGCGATTTGACAAGCTCGATGTCATGTTCAGCGCATTCATCAACTTTGCGTTAATCGTTGATGGCTTACGGTAG
- a CDS encoding hypothetical protein (conserved protein of unknown function), whose product MKVKEFIMEDDHGKEFIVVCEKPYRQPKKIFALKGWQRRRMVPLQCTGQELRQITGGVLMTLDDLCQSLRSV is encoded by the coding sequence ATGAAGGTGAAGGAGTTCATTATGGAAGACGATCATGGAAAGGAGTTCATTGTGGTATGCGAGAAGCCGTACAGGCAGCCGAAGAAAATCTTCGCACTTAAGGGCTGGCAACGACGGCGGATGGTTCCGTTGCAATGTACAGGACAAGAGCTTCGCCAAATCACCGGGGGAGTGCTGATGACACTTGATGACTTGTGTCAAAGCCTTCGGAGTGTGTGA
- a CDS encoding TonB-dependent receptor: MPQPVARTVIGWVTSTIILIWQWGLPLYCQAETSIPIPRPSSTVEKQIHEETLYLKEETVSIAARHEQPVSQAPSNVYVITDDDIRQSGATDLPTILRRIPGLEVMQVTGADFNVSMRGDNQLSSNKLLVMVDGRSIYVDVQGSTYWKAIPATLPEIRRIEVQKGPASVLYGFNAFDGIINIITKSPEEMKGTTVQVGGGAYGTISSAAVYANRYKNLGFRLSYGHDQTQQWRNGGALAYRDNKFNIQTEYALGSGSKLSFSGGLVNVNRFDGQVTDVVVQTGIPVLGYAAASYERPNFFVRGFWNSYNLDGPTVVNSVFAPFLRLTGRDFDPTLKSQGQTYDFEAQRRIEVGPIASLTAGINYRHNTLSMNYIDRFRTEDRLGLYLQSEWKPSPLLQIVAGVRYDLDTFINPTISPRGSLILTPLPDHTIRATVAVGYRPPTLHETYAESNSIITLPLPNSSPLLFHFHGSGAFQPEQIISHELEYQGWFLQHRARIRSALFYNHLSDLITRTAGLNLQPGTADIYGGEAGIEFLATKWLSGFANMAYQEIGQTLPDTVKRAGPRFKYNAGLRAQWENGLSGEIAYHWVGATTNPLSQRFVDFQPFGVISPNAYLGSYHLLNLRGAYRFWQEVTRGSNRREAEIAVSVFNALNDVHREHPLGDLLGSRVMGWLTVRL, translated from the coding sequence ATGCCGCAACCAGTAGCCCGTACAGTCATAGGGTGGGTGACAAGTACTATAATTCTGATCTGGCAGTGGGGTCTTCCACTTTACTGTCAGGCTGAGACTTCTATTCCCATTCCCCGCCCGTCATCAACGGTAGAAAAGCAGATCCATGAAGAGACGCTCTATCTGAAGGAAGAAACCGTATCGATCGCCGCTCGCCACGAACAACCAGTCTCGCAAGCCCCATCGAACGTGTACGTGATTACCGATGACGACATTCGCCAATCCGGCGCCACGGATCTTCCTACAATTCTTCGGCGTATTCCTGGTCTTGAAGTGATGCAGGTCACGGGTGCGGACTTCAACGTGAGCATGCGGGGGGACAACCAACTAAGCAGTAACAAGCTCTTGGTGATGGTCGATGGGCGGTCGATCTATGTCGATGTGCAAGGAAGCACATATTGGAAAGCAATCCCAGCGACCTTGCCGGAAATAAGACGCATCGAGGTCCAGAAGGGCCCCGCCTCGGTGCTCTATGGCTTCAATGCCTTCGATGGAATCATTAACATCATCACGAAGTCACCGGAGGAAATGAAGGGCACTACCGTCCAGGTTGGTGGAGGTGCCTATGGCACGATCAGTAGCGCCGCCGTCTATGCCAACAGGTACAAGAATTTGGGATTTCGCCTTTCCTACGGCCACGACCAAACTCAGCAATGGCGGAATGGCGGAGCCCTGGCGTATCGCGACAACAAGTTCAACATCCAAACGGAATATGCCCTGGGCAGTGGATCAAAGCTCTCTTTCTCAGGAGGCCTCGTCAACGTGAATCGGTTCGATGGCCAGGTTACTGATGTCGTCGTACAAACCGGCATACCCGTTCTCGGTTACGCCGCGGCGAGTTATGAGCGCCCCAATTTTTTTGTGCGGGGATTTTGGAACAGCTATAATCTCGATGGGCCAACTGTCGTTAATTCTGTCTTTGCCCCATTCTTGCGTCTCACCGGTCGGGACTTCGACCCAACTCTAAAGTCTCAAGGTCAGACGTATGACTTCGAAGCCCAACGGCGGATCGAGGTGGGGCCCATAGCGAGCCTCACCGCCGGCATCAACTACCGACATAACACTCTGTCCATGAACTATATTGATCGCTTTCGTACTGAGGACCGCTTGGGGTTGTACTTACAAAGCGAATGGAAGCCGTCACCGCTGCTCCAGATAGTCGCCGGGGTTCGCTACGACCTGGATACCTTTATCAACCCGACCATCAGTCCACGCGGGTCACTCATTCTGACACCTTTACCAGACCACACCATCCGTGCGACCGTGGCCGTAGGGTACCGTCCCCCCACACTGCATGAGACCTACGCAGAGTCTAATTCCATTATCACATTGCCTCTGCCCAATTCTTCTCCGCTCCTGTTCCACTTCCACGGGAGCGGTGCTTTCCAACCAGAGCAAATCATTTCCCATGAGCTGGAGTACCAGGGTTGGTTCTTACAACATCGCGCTCGAATACGCAGCGCACTGTTTTATAACCATCTCTCCGATCTCATCACCAGAACGGCCGGATTAAACCTCCAACCTGGAACTGCTGACATCTATGGGGGCGAGGCCGGCATCGAGTTTCTTGCGACCAAGTGGCTGAGTGGATTCGCCAACATGGCTTACCAGGAAATCGGCCAGACCCTCCCCGATACCGTTAAACGGGCCGGTCCCCGGTTCAAGTACAACGCCGGCCTGCGAGCCCAGTGGGAGAACGGCCTCAGCGGCGAGATCGCCTACCACTGGGTCGGTGCGACCACCAACCCCTTAAGCCAGCGGTTTGTCGACTTTCAGCCCTTTGGAGTCATTTCCCCCAATGCGTATCTTGGGAGTTACCACCTCTTAAACCTTCGCGGGGCCTATCGTTTCTGGCAGGAAGTGACGAGGGGCAGCAATCGCCGCGAAGCCGAGATTGCGGTTTCCGTCTTCAACGCCTTGAATGACGTGCATCGAGAGCATCCACTGGGTGATCTGCTGGGCTCTCGGGTGATGGGATGGTTGACCGTGAGACTCTGA
- a CDS encoding Hydroxylamine oxidoreductase, producing MVWKQGMFTMSISLLRTCVLVVCGMLLAAPVQADFPSVPKETYEALKIDRSASPKELYEALLTRYLDPEQGVGKGKYGQYWQPVSFSKYFDPHTFYKPPQAVKEVASRQECVKCHTDESPGWVVAWKKSTHANLDKIRKLSPKDPTFYKKAKLEAVEDNLRSIGKLGKGEKLKEVGCIDCHFDINTKQKADHRKDIKLATADTCGTCHLQEFAERESERDTITWPKDQWPKGRPSHALDYKANVEVEVYAGMSQREIADGCTGCHVNQNKCDTCHARHDFSVAESRKPEVCAQCHSGADHNNWEAYNLSKHGLKYQRDKEHWNFNVPIKEAMKNGAETAPTCQYCHMEYQGKITHNVVRKVRWANYPFVPGIRENIKTEWADKRNDAWVKTCTNCHSETYARAWMEFMDNGTFSGLDKYDEAHHVVEEQYKSGLLTGQKTNRPTPPAPVQEGFEQFFQIYWSKGNNPAANELKLFEMAEDHLVQLHVSLAHQYWGYTYTVGWAAMNRAYVEIMDDDTRLKEKLELQARVAKLEGQMKHSLLDLDSDTGKISLGSIGGGMMLAGTLAMAGWRRSGRKDR from the coding sequence ATGGTATGGAAACAAGGCATGTTTACGATGAGCATCAGTCTCCTGCGAACATGTGTGCTAGTAGTCTGCGGCATGTTGCTGGCCGCGCCCGTGCAGGCGGATTTTCCCTCCGTTCCAAAGGAGACGTACGAGGCGCTAAAGATCGATCGCTCGGCCTCACCCAAGGAACTTTATGAAGCCTTGCTCACGCGGTATCTCGATCCGGAGCAGGGTGTGGGGAAAGGGAAATATGGTCAATACTGGCAGCCGGTGTCGTTTAGTAAGTATTTTGATCCTCATACGTTCTACAAGCCACCGCAAGCCGTGAAGGAAGTCGCCAGCCGGCAGGAGTGCGTGAAGTGCCACACCGATGAATCTCCAGGGTGGGTGGTGGCATGGAAGAAAAGCACCCATGCCAATCTTGATAAGATTCGCAAGCTGAGCCCGAAGGATCCAACCTTTTACAAGAAGGCGAAGCTGGAAGCGGTTGAAGACAATCTTCGATCGATTGGGAAATTGGGTAAGGGCGAGAAGCTGAAAGAAGTGGGCTGCATCGACTGCCACTTCGACATCAATACCAAGCAAAAGGCGGATCACCGTAAAGATATTAAACTCGCCACGGCGGATACCTGCGGCACCTGCCACCTGCAGGAGTTTGCAGAGCGAGAATCCGAGCGTGATACCATTACCTGGCCAAAAGATCAGTGGCCCAAGGGCCGACCGTCCCACGCGTTGGACTACAAGGCCAACGTGGAAGTGGAAGTGTATGCGGGGATGTCGCAGCGAGAAATCGCCGATGGGTGCACGGGCTGCCACGTCAACCAGAACAAGTGTGATACCTGTCATGCGAGGCATGATTTTTCAGTGGCCGAATCACGCAAACCAGAAGTCTGCGCGCAGTGCCATAGCGGTGCCGACCATAATAACTGGGAGGCCTATAATCTCTCGAAGCACGGCTTGAAGTACCAGCGAGATAAAGAACATTGGAACTTCAACGTGCCAATCAAAGAGGCGATGAAAAATGGGGCCGAAACGGCCCCCACGTGTCAATACTGCCACATGGAGTATCAAGGGAAAATCACCCATAACGTCGTACGCAAAGTTCGTTGGGCCAACTATCCCTTTGTGCCGGGGATCCGTGAAAACATCAAGACCGAGTGGGCAGACAAGCGCAATGACGCCTGGGTGAAGACATGTACGAATTGCCACTCTGAAACCTATGCTCGGGCGTGGATGGAGTTCATGGACAATGGAACGTTTTCAGGCCTCGACAAGTATGATGAAGCGCATCATGTGGTCGAAGAGCAATACAAGTCAGGCCTTTTGACCGGGCAGAAAACAAATCGTCCGACACCCCCGGCGCCGGTTCAGGAAGGATTTGAGCAATTCTTCCAGATTTATTGGTCGAAGGGGAACAACCCTGCCGCCAATGAGTTGAAGCTCTTTGAAATGGCCGAAGACCACCTGGTTCAGCTGCACGTGAGCTTGGCCCACCAGTACTGGGGCTATACGTACACAGTCGGTTGGGCGGCCATGAATCGCGCCTATGTCGAAATCATGGATGACGACACGCGTCTGAAGGAGAAGCTTGAACTACAGGCGCGAGTGGCGAAGCTTGAAGGTCAGATGAAGCATAGTCTGCTTGATTTAGACAGTGACACTGGCAAGATCTCACTTGGTTCGATCGGTGGTGGAATGATGCTGGCCGGGACGCTCGCGATGGCTGGGTGGCGGAGGAGCGGAAGGAAGGATCGTTGA
- a CDS encoding hypothetical protein (conserved protein of unknown function) — protein MDQVFPGYSAKVVNVTSWKACLVGILVLMLCVSGNESAQATAGNGLSDPYQVPVIVDTTGTVGPTTAEVDLEAVEAPVDIGNGVMAKAVTFNGTIPGPEFRLKVGDTVIVHFRNNLKTQETGIHWHGIELNNGADGSPVSQKQVKPGKTFNYKFTVTRPGIFWYHPHHHSSTNQVFKGLYGPLTVTDPHQLAGVLPSAAQTKTLVLSDITVCKAPGSNDLATFAASLPHVGPSGVMSGPNNGPSPYDLCEGSPLDNEGNFTGDVLQAGDVPNIVKLGPGPVGEGQTVLTNGVNVGARAGSPTNPLDLAAGARTLDVQPGQGLRLQVINAAATRYVRLHLTDNSGQTINLVRIGGQGGLLNQARVEGAVGGVAPNGFKVNHNPGEILIPPGGRADVVAAIPGSATGVLTLWTEDFQRTGAGFAWVPSVPAAHLKVAGAQVNPPYEISEGTALRSEPVEELVAGTGEFLNPPDGVAGIDPTSHPDITFTNTGGGPGINDIRADHDHSIRPDSARFAQIGDVLQIKVINKTGAHHPFHLHGFSFQPVSLTDTLPEDPGNGPNASPGIGPSYEFQYPEFVDEVDIPGGYTLTFLVRLDDRPDFYNDKGKVLKVKKKKTGVEPDGGGLGRWLFHCHILFHANLGMISELEVVE, from the coding sequence ATGGATCAAGTTTTCCCAGGCTATTCTGCGAAGGTCGTGAACGTTACTAGTTGGAAAGCGTGCCTCGTCGGTATCTTGGTGCTCATGCTGTGTGTGTCCGGTAATGAATCGGCACAGGCCACCGCTGGAAACGGGCTTTCTGATCCGTATCAAGTTCCAGTGATCGTAGACACAACTGGAACAGTCGGTCCGACCACCGCCGAGGTAGACCTTGAGGCAGTCGAGGCGCCGGTCGACATCGGCAATGGGGTCATGGCGAAGGCGGTGACGTTTAACGGGACCATCCCGGGTCCTGAGTTTCGGCTCAAGGTGGGAGACACGGTCATTGTCCATTTTAGAAATAATCTCAAGACGCAGGAGACGGGTATACACTGGCATGGCATCGAGCTGAACAATGGAGCGGACGGCAGTCCAGTGTCACAGAAGCAAGTGAAGCCAGGGAAAACATTCAATTATAAGTTCACCGTCACGCGGCCGGGGATCTTCTGGTACCATCCGCATCACCACTCGTCGACTAATCAAGTATTCAAAGGGCTCTACGGTCCATTGACTGTGACCGATCCGCATCAGCTTGCCGGGGTCCTTCCTTCGGCGGCGCAAACCAAGACGCTGGTGCTCAGCGATATCACGGTCTGCAAAGCGCCGGGGAGTAACGATTTGGCGACATTTGCTGCTTCGCTGCCGCACGTCGGCCCCAGTGGCGTGATGTCGGGCCCGAATAACGGTCCTTCCCCCTATGACCTCTGCGAAGGGTCTCCGCTTGATAACGAGGGGAATTTTACTGGGGATGTACTCCAGGCAGGAGACGTTCCGAACATTGTGAAGTTGGGACCTGGGCCGGTCGGTGAAGGACAGACCGTCCTCACGAATGGCGTCAATGTCGGGGCAAGGGCTGGAAGTCCGACGAATCCACTTGATCTTGCAGCCGGTGCGCGGACGCTTGACGTCCAGCCAGGTCAGGGACTGCGGTTGCAGGTCATTAATGCCGCGGCGACCCGCTATGTTCGCCTCCATTTGACTGACAACTCGGGGCAAACCATCAACCTTGTTCGAATCGGTGGACAAGGTGGATTGCTCAACCAGGCTCGTGTTGAGGGGGCTGTGGGGGGTGTTGCTCCTAATGGGTTTAAAGTCAACCATAACCCCGGCGAGATCCTGATTCCGCCTGGAGGTCGTGCCGATGTGGTAGCGGCGATTCCAGGCAGTGCGACGGGCGTTCTCACCCTCTGGACGGAGGACTTCCAGCGAACCGGAGCAGGATTCGCGTGGGTACCCTCTGTTCCCGCGGCGCATTTGAAAGTCGCAGGAGCTCAGGTGAACCCTCCCTACGAGATTTCGGAAGGCACAGCACTGCGTTCGGAGCCGGTCGAGGAACTAGTTGCTGGAACGGGGGAATTCCTCAATCCTCCGGATGGCGTAGCTGGGATTGATCCCACCAGTCATCCGGACATCACGTTCACGAATACAGGAGGCGGGCCAGGAATCAACGACATACGGGCAGATCACGATCACAGTATTCGTCCGGATTCGGCTCGTTTTGCTCAGATCGGAGATGTGCTGCAAATCAAGGTGATCAATAAGACGGGGGCACACCATCCGTTTCATTTGCATGGGTTTTCGTTCCAGCCGGTGAGCCTGACCGATACTCTTCCTGAGGACCCGGGAAATGGGCCGAATGCCAGTCCGGGTATTGGACCGTCATACGAGTTCCAGTATCCGGAGTTTGTCGACGAAGTTGATATTCCTGGGGGATACACCCTGACGTTCCTGGTCCGCTTGGACGATCGTCCGGATTTTTATAATGATAAAGGCAAAGTGCTGAAGGTGAAGAAGAAGAAGACGGGTGTGGAGCCCGATGGGGGAGGCCTGGGTCGGTGGCTCTTCCATTGCCACATCCTCTTTCACGCCAACTTGGGCATGATTTCGGAACTTGAGGTAGTCGAATAG
- a CDS encoding hypothetical protein (conserved exported protein of unknown function), which produces MWLVSVLLVLLSFTTPWNRADAAEIAILKSADLPYYDQAILGFKAGLPPMTKVKEYNLDSQLTRGREVGKSLRASPPNLVLAVGLKAAIAAKLEIFDTPVVFCMVLNPDAHGLPTSNMTGIAVRAPPVTQLAALHSLMPNRQRIGVLYDEEQTGAFVQEAINVASQQGLELVSVAVRGQEDIPRAASRLLPKIDVLWLIQDQIVVSESSIPFLLESTLNAKVPIFTFSSTLVQQGAVGALVLDPWAVGQQAARLSLARLRDTSTSAGIIEAPEHSQWALNLRSAEYLHIALNPEQIRLAGHVFGGSMPIAKNPHAADLIP; this is translated from the coding sequence ATGTGGCTAGTTTCAGTCCTCCTCGTTCTACTCTCCTTTACAACGCCATGGAACAGGGCTGACGCAGCCGAAATAGCCATTCTCAAGTCGGCTGACCTGCCGTACTACGACCAGGCGATTCTAGGATTCAAGGCAGGCCTCCCCCCGATGACGAAGGTGAAAGAATACAACCTAGACAGTCAGCTCACACGTGGCAGAGAGGTCGGCAAGTCCTTGCGAGCCTCACCTCCTAATCTTGTGTTGGCTGTCGGCCTCAAGGCAGCAATCGCCGCCAAGCTAGAAATTTTCGACACCCCGGTTGTGTTCTGTATGGTTTTGAATCCCGACGCACACGGCCTGCCCACCTCCAACATGACCGGGATTGCCGTCCGGGCGCCACCGGTGACTCAGCTTGCAGCACTTCACTCTCTCATGCCGAATCGACAACGAATCGGCGTGCTGTACGATGAGGAACAAACGGGGGCTTTTGTACAAGAGGCGATCAACGTCGCGAGTCAGCAAGGCCTTGAACTCGTATCGGTCGCAGTCCGCGGCCAAGAAGACATCCCTCGTGCCGCCTCTCGGTTGCTGCCTAAGATCGACGTCCTGTGGCTGATTCAAGACCAGATCGTTGTCTCTGAATCCTCTATACCTTTTTTGTTGGAATCGACCTTGAATGCCAAAGTGCCCATCTTTACCTTTTCGTCCACATTGGTTCAGCAGGGAGCGGTCGGCGCGCTGGTGTTAGATCCTTGGGCTGTGGGACAGCAGGCAGCCAGGCTTTCACTCGCACGCCTCCGGGATACTAGTACATCTGCAGGCATCATTGAAGCGCCGGAACACTCGCAATGGGCATTAAACCTGCGATCTGCAGAGTATTTACACATTGCGTTGAATCCTGAGCAGATTCGATTGGCCGGCCATGTGTTTGGTGGATCAATGCCCATAGCAAAAAATCCCCATGCGGCTGATCTCATCCCTTAG
- a CDS encoding putative Nitrate/nitrite response regulator protein NarL yields MEQSPDIRQQVRVLLVDHSDLILQGLKTTLSQIRHIVVVGTANSQGEAVALLKTCRPDVVVLDIQVGHSSGIELCRTIRKSYPQIAVLFFTANDDKLLLRAAILAGAQGYLLKRASSQAVAKAIEIVSAGRAVVDQQLTQELLAWVRDGKRTALCERVEDCSSADRRILSLIAAGQSTKEIARELKVTPSVLAARLRRLYKRLNISNRSQAARHFVQWEKGLSGRTTHSHSTAISAPSAPSQLPS; encoded by the coding sequence GTGGAGCAATCACCAGACATTCGACAACAAGTGCGTGTGTTGTTAGTTGATCATTCGGATCTTATCCTTCAAGGGCTGAAGACGACCCTCTCTCAGATTCGACACATCGTTGTTGTCGGCACTGCAAACTCGCAAGGTGAAGCAGTTGCTTTACTAAAGACCTGTCGGCCCGATGTCGTTGTTTTGGATATCCAAGTAGGACACTCGAGCGGTATTGAGCTCTGTCGGACTATTCGCAAGTCCTACCCGCAAATCGCCGTCCTTTTCTTTACCGCGAACGACGACAAGCTCCTTCTCAGGGCTGCCATTCTTGCCGGCGCGCAGGGCTACCTGCTGAAGAGAGCGTCGAGTCAGGCCGTTGCAAAAGCGATCGAGATCGTTTCAGCCGGGAGGGCCGTCGTGGACCAACAATTGACGCAGGAGCTTCTTGCGTGGGTTCGGGATGGCAAGCGGACTGCACTATGCGAACGAGTGGAGGATTGCTCAAGCGCCGATCGTCGAATCTTATCGCTCATTGCAGCCGGGCAAAGCACCAAGGAGATTGCACGGGAACTAAAGGTCACGCCCAGCGTCCTGGCGGCTCGACTGCGGAGGCTGTACAAACGGTTGAACATCTCAAATAGATCGCAAGCGGCGCGGCACTTTGTGCAATGGGAAAAAGGATTGTCTGGGCGTACGACCCATTCTCATTCAACGGCTATCTCAGCACCGTCGGCCCCGAGCCAATTACCATCCTGA